In Methylovirgula sp., a single genomic region encodes these proteins:
- a CDS encoding IS3 family transposase (programmed frameshift), whose translation MKQKSGPGKAPAEQVLKDIRRQTRRQYSAEEKIRIVLEGLRGEENISELCRREGIAASMYYGWSKEFLEAGKRRLAGDTARAATSGEVKDLRREATALKEVVADLTLENRLLKKKHERGWGGRGMRYPASEKAEIIELVEQSHLPAKRTLEKLGIPRATFYRWYDRYRAGGPEALADHRSRPDRVWNRIPDDVRSQIIDLALEVPELSPRELAVRFTDERKYFVSEASVYRLLKAHDLITSPAYVVIKAANEFKDKTTTINQLWQTDFTYLKITGWGWYYLSTVLDDFSRYIVAWRLGPTMCASDVTATLDQALAASGLDHITVVHRPRLLSDNGASYVADDLARWLEGKGMQHVRGAPYHPQTQGKIERWHQTLKNRILLDNYYLPGDLERQIGAFVEHYNHVRYHESIENVTPADVYFGRAETIIAERKRIKLATIANRRLQHRLQAA comes from the exons ATGAAGCAGAAATCCGGACCGGGCAAAGCGCCGGCAGAACAAGTACTGAAGGACATCCGGCGCCAGACGCGTCGGCAATACTCTGCGGAAGAGAAGATCCGCATCGTGCTGGAGGGACTGCGTGGCGAAGAGAACATCTCCGAGCTGTGCCGGCGGGAAGGCATTGCGGCCTCGATGTATTACGGCTGGTCGAAAGAGTTCCTCGAAGCCGGTAAGCGCCGGCTGGCGGGCGACACAGCTCGTGCCGCGACGTCCGGCGAGGTGAAGGATCTCCGTCGCGAAGCCACCGCATTGAAGGAGGTCGTGGCCGATCTGACCCTGGAGAACCGCCTGCTCA AAAAAAAGCATGAACGGGGATGGGGAGGACGAGGCATGAGATATCCTGCATCCGAGAAGGCCGAGATCATCGAGTTGGTTGAGCAGTCGCATCTGCCTGCCAAGCGCACGCTGGAAAAGCTCGGCATTCCCCGCGCTACCTTCTACCGATGGTACGATCGCTATCGTGCGGGAGGGCCTGAGGCGTTGGCCGATCATCGCTCACGACCGGATCGCGTCTGGAACCGTATCCCGGACGACGTCCGCAGCCAGATCATCGATCTGGCGCTGGAGGTCCCTGAGCTATCGCCGCGAGAGCTGGCCGTGCGATTCACCGACGAGAGAAAGTACTTTGTCTCCGAGGCCTCGGTCTATCGGTTGTTGAAGGCACACGACCTCATCACCAGCCCGGCCTACGTGGTGATCAAGGCGGCGAACGAGTTCAAGGACAAGACCACCACTATCAACCAGCTCTGGCAGACCGACTTCACCTACCTTAAGATCACTGGCTGGGGCTGGTACTACCTCTCCACGGTGCTGGATGACTTCTCGCGCTACATCGTGGCCTGGAGGCTTGGTCCCACAATGTGCGCTTCCGACGTCACGGCCACGCTCGACCAGGCACTGGCGGCATCGGGCCTTGATCACATCACCGTTGTACACCGGCCGAGGCTTCTCAGCGACAATGGGGCGAGTTACGTGGCAGACGACCTGGCCAGGTGGCTCGAAGGCAAGGGCATGCAACATGTGCGCGGCGCACCATATCATCCTCAAACCCAGGGCAAGATCGAGCGCTGGCACCAAACCTTGAAGAACCGCATTCTACTCGACAATTATTATCTACCCGGCGATCTCGAGCGGCAGATCGGCGCCTTCGTCGAGCACTACAATCACGTCCGTTATCATGAGAGCATCGAAAACGTCACACCGGCCGACGTCTACTTCGGCAGAGCAGAGACGATCATCGCAGAACGCAAACGCATCAAGCTTGCTACCATCGCAAACCGCCGCTTGCAGCACCGACTGCAGGCCGCTTAA
- a CDS encoding DUF892 family protein has product MANFQDISRELLANEARNLHAIQKNAKAMMKRVIDRLDDYPEAKQRLIAHLSDKNNEMLRLEHILADLGQDASSFKDSAMSMMGGMAGAIAGGLEDDILKSSMVTYGLASYEICAYEGMILLAGKADQPTAIPLLKACLSEEKAMAEWLHEHLAPTLERYLKLRNEKGHEAAH; this is encoded by the coding sequence ATGGCCAACTTTCAGGACATCTCGCGGGAGCTGCTCGCCAACGAAGCTCGCAACCTCCACGCCATTCAGAAAAATGCCAAAGCAATGATGAAACGAGTAATCGACAGGCTCGACGATTATCCTGAGGCCAAGCAACGCTTGATTGCCCACCTCTCTGACAAGAACAATGAGATGCTACGGCTGGAGCATATCCTCGCCGATCTGGGGCAGGACGCGTCTTCCTTCAAAGATTCTGCCATGTCGATGATGGGCGGGATGGCCGGCGCCATAGCGGGCGGATTGGAGGATGATATCCTTAAGTCGAGCATGGTGACTTACGGCCTCGCCAGCTACGAAATCTGCGCTTACGAAGGGATGATCTTGCTGGCCGGGAAAGCTGACCAGCCGACCGCCATTCCATTGCTCAAAGCCTGTCTGTCGGAAGAAAAAGCAATGGCCGAGTGGTTACACGAGCACTTGGCGCCAACGCTGGAGCGTTATCTCAAATTGCGTAACGAGAAGGGCCACGAAGCCGCGCATTAG
- a CDS encoding cold-shock protein: protein MTIGTVKFFNDQKGFGFIQPDDGGADVFVHVSAVERSGLRGLVEGQKVSFETETDRRSGKLAAVNLQAA from the coding sequence ATGACCATCGGCACAGTAAAGTTTTTCAACGATCAAAAAGGTTTCGGCTTTATTCAGCCAGACGACGGTGGTGCGGACGTTTTCGTGCATGTGAGCGCTGTAGAGCGTTCCGGCCTTCGCGGCCTTGTAGAAGGTCAGAAGGTGAGCTTCGAGACTGAGACAGATCGCCGTTCGGGCAAGCTGGCTGCGGTAAATCTGCAAGCCGCTTAA
- a CDS encoding IS701 family transposase, whose product MGYVAGLVSVLGHVDRARPLRDYCTGLLMPVERKSVEPMAAVTAPERTAAQHQSLLHFVGEGRWSDEAVLAKVQEMVLPKIEDHGPIQAWIIDDTGFPKKGRHSVGVARQYCGQLGKQDNCQVAVSLSLANRHASLPVAYQLYLPHDWADDELRRCKAHVPQEIGFKTKPEIALAQIRAAYDAGLPRGVVLMDAGYGANTELRRAIAALGLTYVAGILPNTTVGAPGTAPARPKAWSGRGRPPSLMRRDSHHQPISVKALAQSLPAKAWRTVTWREGTAEPLTSRFARLRVRAAHRDYNLSEARLEEWLLIEWPKGEAEPIKYWFSTLPEKIAFTRLVDLTKLRWRIERDYQDLKQEIGLGHFEGRGWRGFHHHATLCIASYGFLICERQTIPPSGMRPGGVFQTPCLSANQRPRGSAAAHRTSHPKLHRDHATTINGRARQTTRAMSLLCTTDQESQATKFMTQ is encoded by the coding sequence CGCAAGAGCGTTGAGCCGATGGCGGCGGTGACAGCGCCGGAACGGACGGCGGCACAGCACCAATCCCTGTTGCACTTCGTGGGTGAGGGACGCTGGTCCGATGAGGCGGTTTTGGCCAAGGTGCAGGAGATGGTCCTGCCGAAGATCGAGGACCATGGACCAATCCAGGCGTGGATCATCGATGACACAGGGTTCCCCAAGAAAGGCCGGCATTCGGTCGGCGTGGCGCGGCAATATTGCGGCCAGCTGGGCAAGCAGGATAATTGTCAGGTCGCCGTCTCGCTGTCGCTGGCCAACAGGCACGCCAGCCTGCCGGTAGCTTATCAGCTCTATCTTCCGCACGACTGGGCCGACGACGAACTGCGGCGGTGCAAAGCCCATGTGCCTCAGGAGATCGGCTTCAAGACCAAGCCCGAGATCGCGCTCGCGCAAATCCGCGCGGCCTATGACGCGGGACTGCCTCGCGGCGTCGTCCTGATGGACGCTGGCTATGGCGCCAACACGGAGCTGCGCCGGGCCATTGCCGCCTTGGGCTTGACCTATGTCGCCGGCATTCTGCCCAACACCACAGTGGGGGCGCCGGGCACCGCACCGGCTCGTCCCAAGGCGTGGTCAGGCCGCGGCCGCCCACCCAGCCTGATGCGCCGCGACAGCCACCACCAACCGATCTCGGTGAAGGCGCTGGCGCAGAGCCTGCCGGCCAAAGCCTGGCGCACGGTCACATGGCGCGAAGGAACCGCCGAGCCGCTCACCTCGCGTTTCGCACGCCTGCGCGTTCGTGCCGCCCATCGCGATTACAATCTGTCCGAGGCGCGGCTTGAAGAATGGCTATTGATCGAGTGGCCCAAGGGCGAAGCTGAACCGATAAAATACTGGTTCTCGACGCTGCCGGAGAAAATCGCATTCACGCGTCTGGTTGACCTTACAAAGCTGCGTTGGCGCATCGAGCGCGATTATCAGGATCTCAAGCAGGAGATCGGCCTGGGGCACTTCGAAGGCCGCGGCTGGCGCGGCTTCCATCATCACGCGACGCTGTGCATTGCCTCCTATGGATTCCTGATCTGCGAAAGGCAGACGATTCCCCCCTCGGGCATGCGTCCCGGCGGGGTCTTCCAAACGCCTTGTCTTTCCGCCAATCAGCGACCCCGCGGCTCTGCCGCTGCGCACAGAACGTCACATCCCAAACTCCATCGCGACCATGCGACGACGATTAACGGTCGCGCTCGCCAGACAACTCGCGCGATGTCCCTGCTGTGCACGACCGATCAAGAAAGTCAGGCTACGAAATTTATGACGCAGTAA
- a CDS encoding DUF4239 domain-containing protein, whose product MLFLTREPLWLSGLFLVGLTSVLACFGPLIVRRFVALEKLTTNNEVAGFKFATVGVLYAVLLAFAIILVWEKYADADDTVEKEAGAAAALYHISSGLESNEASALKIALTAYLRSAVSNEWPAMEGGGESKKTHTALEALYNTVSMSAKSQGGSPVASEVFRQIDDLTQARRARLEAAEGAVPGVVWAVLLVGAVLTISFTFFFGTINLRAQMLMTALLSVLIFSELLVVVALDRPFSGTVKVTPDAIVEVVRDHAGS is encoded by the coding sequence ATGCTGTTCCTGACTCGTGAACCGCTTTGGCTGTCCGGACTTTTTCTCGTTGGCCTGACAAGCGTTCTTGCCTGTTTTGGGCCTCTCATCGTCCGCCGCTTTGTCGCTCTCGAAAAGCTGACGACAAACAATGAGGTGGCCGGCTTCAAGTTCGCCACAGTTGGTGTACTTTACGCAGTGCTTCTTGCCTTTGCGATCATTCTAGTGTGGGAAAAGTACGCGGACGCCGACGACACTGTTGAGAAGGAGGCCGGCGCCGCTGCCGCATTGTATCACATCTCTTCCGGGTTAGAGTCGAACGAAGCTTCGGCCCTGAAGATCGCTTTGACGGCATATCTGCGCTCGGCTGTTTCCAATGAATGGCCCGCGATGGAAGGCGGTGGAGAAAGCAAGAAGACGCATACTGCGTTGGAGGCCCTCTACAACACGGTTTCTATGTCGGCAAAATCCCAGGGCGGCAGCCCCGTTGCCTCTGAAGTATTCCGCCAGATCGACGATCTAACGCAGGCGCGGCGCGCAAGACTTGAAGCGGCTGAGGGAGCGGTGCCAGGCGTAGTTTGGGCGGTTCTTCTCGTTGGCGCAGTCTTGACGATCAGCTTCACATTTTTCTTTGGCACTATCAATTTGCGGGCGCAGATGCTTATGACCGCGCTACTTTCGGTACTGATATTTTCCGAGCTTTTGGTCGTCGTAGCCTTGGACCGCCCATTTTCGGGAACCGTGAAAGTCACGCCGGACGCCATCGTGGAGGTCGTTCGGGACCATGCGGGATCTTGA
- a CDS encoding glutathione-independent formaldehyde dehydrogenase has product MKGLVYNGPRDVRVMDVPDAKIEKETDALVKITATNICGSDLHMFEGRTSVEKGKILGHENLGQVIAVGKAVDRVKVGDWVCLPFNIGCGFCKNCESGMTWACLTVNPGQAGAAYGYAEMGPFSGGQAELLRVPYADFNCFVLPPDAQEKQTDYVMLTDIWPTGWHATELAGLKSGESVVIYGAGPVGLFAAYSAMIKGASQVMIVDRHPDRLRLAEQIGAIPIDDSKEDPVDAVMKHTKGEGADKGCECVGWQCHDPAGHEVPNDTMNKLVKSVRATGALGVVGVFVPQDPKSKDKLMQHGQIAFDFGLFFEKGLRMGSGQTPVKAYNRRLGALIEKGKAKPSFLVSHELSLDKAPDAYKHFDCREHGWTKVVLRPAA; this is encoded by the coding sequence ATGAAAGGCTTGGTTTATAACGGCCCACGGGACGTGCGCGTCATGGATGTTCCCGACGCAAAGATCGAGAAAGAAACCGACGCGTTGGTGAAAATCACCGCGACCAACATCTGCGGCTCCGATCTTCACATGTTTGAGGGCCGAACCAGCGTCGAAAAAGGCAAGATTCTCGGCCATGAAAATCTTGGCCAGGTCATTGCCGTCGGCAAGGCCGTCGATCGGGTGAAGGTCGGTGACTGGGTTTGCCTGCCGTTTAATATCGGCTGCGGCTTCTGCAAGAATTGCGAAAGCGGCATGACCTGGGCCTGCCTTACCGTCAATCCGGGCCAGGCCGGCGCTGCCTATGGCTATGCGGAGATGGGCCCGTTCTCCGGCGGTCAGGCGGAATTGCTGCGCGTGCCTTACGCCGACTTCAATTGTTTCGTGTTGCCGCCCGACGCGCAGGAAAAGCAAACCGATTACGTGATGCTGACCGACATCTGGCCCACGGGCTGGCATGCGACGGAGCTGGCCGGCCTGAAGAGCGGTGAATCCGTCGTTATTTACGGCGCGGGCCCGGTTGGGCTGTTTGCAGCCTATTCGGCGATGATCAAAGGCGCGAGCCAGGTGATGATCGTCGACCGTCATCCCGATCGGTTGCGGTTGGCCGAACAAATCGGCGCCATCCCGATCGACGATTCCAAGGAAGATCCGGTTGACGCGGTCATGAAACACACCAAAGGCGAAGGCGCCGACAAGGGCTGCGAATGTGTCGGCTGGCAATGTCACGACCCGGCGGGGCACGAGGTGCCCAACGATACGATGAACAAGCTGGTCAAATCCGTCCGTGCGACCGGCGCGCTCGGCGTCGTGGGCGTCTTCGTGCCGCAGGACCCGAAATCGAAAGATAAGCTCATGCAGCACGGGCAGATTGCGTTCGATTTCGGTCTCTTCTTCGAGAAGGGCCTGCGGATGGGATCGGGGCAAACGCCGGTCAAAGCCTATAATCGACGGCTTGGCGCGCTCATCGAAAAGGGAAAGGCGAAGCCCTCGTTTCTCGTCTCGCACGAATTGTCGCTGGATAAGGCGCCGGACGCTTACAAGCATTTCGACTGCCGGGAGCACGGCTGGACCAAAGTGGTGCTGCGGCCGGCGGCCTGA
- a CDS encoding oxidoreductase, translated as MSTLRPSKEMVLTKTWLITGCSSGFGRILAEAALERGDNVVATARDPKTLNDLVSRYSRSARGIALDVRKDGDAAAAVDLAHADFGGLDILVNNAGFGFVGGIEEATPEEYRPMYETNVFGLIETTRAALPTLRASGHGRIVNVSSIGGIAGRAGFGFYNGTKFAVEGLSEALAQEVAPCGIKVIIVEPGAFRTDFLGRSIATAKRELPEYADTVGQTRHFSASNNGNQAGDPHKAIAVLLKAIDSESPPLHLLLGKDAYERARAKFAAFEQDMSTWEPEATSTGFDS; from the coding sequence ATGAGCACGCTGCGCCCTTCAAAGGAGATGGTCTTGACGAAGACTTGGTTGATCACAGGCTGCTCAAGCGGTTTTGGTAGAATCCTTGCAGAAGCCGCTCTTGAACGCGGCGACAATGTCGTTGCCACGGCTCGCGACCCAAAGACACTCAACGATTTGGTATCGAGGTATTCGAGGTCAGCTCGCGGAATAGCCTTGGATGTGAGAAAAGATGGCGATGCCGCAGCGGCGGTTGATCTAGCGCATGCCGACTTCGGCGGCCTGGACATCCTGGTCAATAATGCCGGATTCGGCTTCGTCGGAGGCATCGAAGAGGCTACTCCCGAAGAATATCGGCCAATGTACGAGACGAACGTTTTCGGCCTGATCGAGACGACCCGAGCCGCGTTGCCCACCCTTCGCGCGTCAGGCCATGGAAGGATCGTCAACGTGTCATCGATTGGCGGCATCGCCGGTCGCGCGGGGTTCGGATTCTATAACGGTACCAAATTCGCTGTCGAAGGTCTTTCAGAAGCCCTCGCCCAAGAGGTCGCCCCGTGCGGCATCAAGGTGATTATTGTTGAGCCCGGCGCGTTCCGAACGGACTTTCTCGGTCGGTCGATTGCCACTGCAAAGCGCGAGTTGCCGGAATACGCTGACACCGTGGGGCAAACGCGCCACTTCAGCGCTAGCAACAACGGCAACCAGGCTGGCGATCCGCACAAGGCGATTGCTGTGCTCTTGAAAGCAATCGATTCCGAGTCTCCCCCGCTTCATCTTTTGCTTGGCAAGGACGCCTACGAGCGGGCGCGCGCCAAGTTTGCCGCTTTTGAACAAGACATGTCGACGTGGGAGCCAGAGGCAACGTCGACCGGCTTCGATAGCTAG
- a CDS encoding phosphate-starvation-inducible PsiE family protein — protein sequence MSIKGSLQKIADEFRSLSLYQRYEHLIILILIGLIAIVVGAAMWKLVLKILFGLVMTGGLDPSNYSTFQIVFGMIFTVLIALEFKKSLLVVAQRQDTVVQMRSIIIIAILAICRKLIIFDMGEADAMRLFALAATILALGTVYWLVTRSDGHKSVSEPVSEP from the coding sequence GTGTCGATCAAGGGAAGTCTTCAGAAGATTGCTGACGAGTTTCGCTCGCTGTCACTCTACCAGCGTTACGAGCATCTCATCATTCTCATACTGATCGGACTCATCGCGATCGTCGTCGGCGCCGCGATGTGGAAGCTGGTCTTGAAGATTTTGTTCGGTCTGGTGATGACCGGCGGACTCGATCCATCGAACTATAGTACATTCCAAATCGTCTTCGGGATGATCTTTACAGTTCTCATCGCACTCGAATTCAAGAAATCCCTGCTCGTGGTCGCCCAGCGTCAGGATACGGTGGTGCAGATGCGCTCGATCATAATAATCGCGATCCTCGCGATATGCAGGAAGCTCATTATCTTTGACATGGGTGAAGCCGATGCAATGCGCCTCTTTGCATTGGCAGCGACTATTTTGGCGCTGGGCACTGTATATTGGTTGGTGACGCGCTCCGATGGTCATAAGTCGGTCAGCGAACCGGTTTCTGAACCTTAG
- a CDS encoding TetR/AcrR family transcriptional regulator yields MTQPRAPAREKGRARVAALMSAAVATLVERGFEATTMTEIAARAGASIGTLYLFFATKDVLAQAILAETAGDLSARLDGLSERAAGLTPAQIADALFAELAAFLDEHPVYSILLDVPGDEGWRRPVRARRRQQISALFAQAKPALPAKQVERLAVIVPQLMRIAFTLDAKQRIGVLEELRLMLSHHLTAAVT; encoded by the coding sequence TTGACGCAGCCCCGCGCCCCCGCGCGGGAGAAGGGCCGCGCGCGCGTCGCCGCCTTGATGAGCGCGGCGGTAGCGACGCTTGTGGAAAGGGGCTTCGAGGCGACGACGATGACGGAGATAGCCGCGCGGGCCGGCGCCTCGATTGGCACGCTCTATCTCTTCTTCGCGACCAAGGACGTGCTGGCGCAGGCGATCCTCGCCGAAACCGCCGGGGATCTATCTGCCCGGCTCGATGGGCTAAGCGAGCGGGCTGCCGGTTTAACCCCTGCTCAGATCGCAGACGCGTTATTTGCCGAGCTCGCGGCCTTTTTGGACGAGCATCCGGTTTATTCCATTCTGCTTGACGTGCCAGGCGATGAAGGATGGCGGCGCCCGGTGCGCGCTCGACGCCGGCAGCAAATATCGGCTCTGTTTGCGCAAGCCAAACCGGCTTTGCCGGCGAAACAGGTTGAGCGGCTTGCCGTGATCGTGCCCCAGCTCATGCGCATTGCGTTTACGCTCGACGCCAAGCAGCGCATCGGAGTTTTGGAAGAGTTGCGCTTGATGCTGAGCCACCATTTGACGGCAGCCGTGACCTAA
- a CDS encoding DUF2252 family protein: MAQNIVSPEARAAGLIHTRNLKMARSAHAYVRGNTLKFYEWLEGLKHGTLPDGPPIWICGDCHVGNLGPVANANGRIEVQIRDLDQTVIGNPAHDLIRLGLSLASAARGSDLPGVTTAKMIEQLIEGYEKAFEPDFQDDVDVPEPETVRLVTKRASAASWKTLAQDRIEDVDPTIPLGKKFWPITDDERLELEKLFDNEEIKRLATILRSRDDSARVKLRDAAYWMKGCSSLGRLRYAVLLEVGAKKGSNSDYCLMDIKEATLSAAPHTQNAKMPADQGERVVAGARHLSPFLGKRMRAIHLRGKSAFVRELLPQDLKIEIERLTRQEAVSVARYLAAVVGKAHSRQMDAKTRQKWLDDLRGNRSQNLDAPSWLWSSIVDLLADHEKAYLEHCRKYALEDA, translated from the coding sequence ATCGCGCAAAATATTGTTTCCCCCGAGGCACGTGCGGCCGGCCTCATTCACACGAGAAACCTCAAGATGGCGCGCTCGGCGCATGCTTACGTGCGTGGCAATACACTCAAATTCTACGAGTGGTTAGAAGGTTTAAAGCACGGCACACTTCCTGACGGCCCCCCGATTTGGATTTGCGGTGATTGCCATGTTGGCAACCTCGGGCCGGTCGCAAATGCAAACGGCCGGATAGAGGTCCAGATTCGTGATCTCGACCAAACCGTCATTGGAAATCCCGCGCATGATCTCATCCGCTTGGGACTGTCGCTTGCATCCGCCGCCCGCGGCTCGGACCTACCAGGCGTGACGACCGCGAAAATGATTGAACAGCTCATCGAAGGCTATGAAAAAGCTTTCGAGCCGGATTTCCAAGACGACGTCGATGTCCCTGAGCCTGAGACCGTGCGCCTTGTTACCAAGCGGGCGTCCGCAGCTTCTTGGAAGACGCTGGCGCAGGACCGCATCGAGGATGTTGATCCAACTATTCCGCTGGGAAAAAAATTCTGGCCCATCACCGATGATGAAAGGCTCGAGCTTGAAAAGCTTTTTGACAACGAGGAAATCAAAAGGTTAGCGACAATATTACGCTCGCGCGATGACAGTGCCCGCGTAAAACTCCGTGATGCGGCCTATTGGATGAAGGGATGCAGTTCGTTGGGCCGCTTAAGATACGCCGTCCTCCTCGAAGTTGGTGCAAAGAAGGGCAGCAACTCAGATTATTGCCTCATGGATATTAAGGAAGCGACGCTATCAGCCGCGCCGCACACGCAAAATGCGAAAATGCCTGCGGATCAAGGTGAGCGCGTGGTCGCCGGCGCCCGACACTTGTCTCCTTTCTTGGGCAAACGCATGAGAGCGATACACTTGAGGGGAAAATCCGCCTTCGTGAGAGAACTTCTGCCACAGGATCTCAAGATCGAAATTGAGCGATTAACTCGACAAGAAGCTGTCTCGGTGGCTCGATACCTCGCAGCTGTCGTTGGAAAGGCGCACAGCCGCCAGATGGACGCCAAGACGCGCCAAAAGTGGCTTGACGACCTCCGCGGTAACAGATCGCAAAATCTGGACGCTCCAAGTTGGCTTTGGAGCAGTATCGTTGATCTCCTAGCGGATCATGAAAAAGCTTATCTCGAACATTGTCGAAAGTACGCGCTGGAAGACGCTTGA
- a CDS encoding general stress protein, giving the protein MANQHSNTSNRGFASMDEDKQRDIASKGGHESGGNFAKDPQRASEAVRGVVRTAAACRHSTGSR; this is encoded by the coding sequence ATGGCCAATCAGCATTCGAACACTTCCAATCGTGGCTTCGCTTCGATGGACGAGGACAAGCAACGCGATATTGCGAGCAAGGGCGGCCATGAATCCGGAGGCAACTTCGCGAAAGATCCGCAGCGCGCTTCCGAAGCCGTGCGGGGGGTGGTCAGGACGGCTGCGGCCTGCAGACATTCAACGGGGTCACGGTGA
- a CDS encoding Hsp20 family protein, with protein sequence MRTMFDFTPYRRSTVGFDRLFDLLETGTRPDVADGYPPFDIVREGEDHYRIQLAAAGFAPQDIEVVAQQNQLTVTGRRADDNDKGEYLHRGIATRAFERRFQLADFIEVGHASFENGLLSIELKRVVPEAMKPRKIEIGGGNTGNEQLTALNAEAPRQAA encoded by the coding sequence ATGAGGACCATGTTTGACTTCACGCCATATCGGCGTTCCACCGTCGGCTTCGACCGTCTTTTCGATCTGCTTGAGACTGGCACGCGGCCCGACGTGGCTGACGGCTATCCGCCCTTCGATATCGTTCGGGAAGGCGAAGACCATTACCGCATCCAACTCGCAGCCGCCGGCTTCGCACCGCAGGACATTGAGGTGGTTGCTCAGCAGAACCAGCTTACGGTCACTGGCCGGCGCGCCGACGATAATGACAAGGGCGAGTACCTGCATCGTGGCATTGCGACCCGTGCGTTCGAGCGTCGCTTCCAGCTCGCTGACTTTATTGAGGTCGGCCATGCGAGCTTCGAAAACGGTCTGCTCAGCATCGAACTGAAGCGCGTCGTCCCGGAGGCAATGAAGCCCCGCAAGATCGAGATTGGCGGCGGCAACACCGGTAATGAGCAGCTTACCGCACTCAACGCCGAAGCACCGCGACAGGCAGCCTGA